One Planctomycetia bacterium genomic window carries:
- the epmA gene encoding EF-P lysine aminoacylase EpmA: MTSDYLPIASNKLLEARGSLLARVRDFFARRQFVEVETPILSAEIVVDRHLDPLTTTLYLDARAPERGPTMYLQTSPEFAMKRLLAAGMTAIYQITRAFRAGEVGPLHNPEFTMVEWYRVRDGYAEGRQLLADFFEHFYQSGVARERTYADAFLEHVGVDPHRATLQELAGAANAHRVVAPASLGEDRDAWLELLFTERVQPKLGRPGATIIYDYPATQAALAKVREGNPPVAERFEMFYQGVELANGYHELTDAAALRARNQAQNAARLRDGKRALPEESRLLAAMDAGLPAGCGVALGFDRAVMLAAGAQCIQDVMAFPIERA, translated from the coding sequence GTGACTAGCGACTACTTACCCATCGCGTCGAATAAACTCCTCGAAGCCCGCGGTTCCCTCCTCGCGCGCGTCCGTGATTTCTTCGCCCGTCGGCAATTTGTCGAAGTCGAGACGCCGATCCTCTCCGCCGAGATCGTCGTTGACCGACATCTCGATCCACTGACGACCACGCTCTACCTCGATGCGCGTGCGCCGGAAAGGGGGCCGACGATGTACCTACAGACGTCGCCGGAATTCGCTATGAAGCGCCTGCTGGCGGCCGGGATGACGGCGATCTACCAGATCACCCGGGCGTTTCGCGCGGGTGAAGTCGGTCCGCTGCACAATCCCGAGTTCACGATGGTCGAATGGTACCGCGTGAGAGATGGCTACGCGGAAGGGCGACAATTGCTGGCCGATTTCTTCGAGCACTTTTATCAATCCGGCGTGGCGCGAGAACGCACGTACGCGGACGCGTTCCTGGAACATGTCGGCGTCGATCCGCATCGCGCAACGCTTCAAGAGCTTGCCGGCGCGGCGAACGCGCACCGCGTGGTCGCGCCGGCGTCGCTCGGGGAGGATCGCGACGCCTGGTTGGAGCTCTTATTCACCGAACGGGTACAGCCCAAACTCGGTCGACCTGGCGCCACGATAATCTATGACTATCCCGCCACTCAGGCGGCGCTCGCGAAAGTGCGCGAAGGCAATCCGCCGGTCGCCGAACGGTTCGAGATGTTCTACCAAGGCGTCGAGTTGGCGAATGGATACCACGAGCTAACCGATGCGGCGGCGCTCCGCGCGCGGAATCAAGCGCAGAATGCCGCTCGGCTGCGCGACGGCAAACGAGCGCTGCCCGAGGAGAGCCGCTTGCTCGCGGCGATGGATGCAGGCTTACCCGCTGGCTGCGGCGTGGCGCTGGGCTTCGACCGCGCGGTCATGCTGGCCGCCGGGGCCCAGTGCATTCAAGACGTGATGGCCTTTCCGATCGAGCGCGCGTGA